The following proteins are co-located in the Desulfatitalea tepidiphila genome:
- a CDS encoding prepilin-type N-terminal cleavage/methylation domain-containing protein, producing MFKRNQKGFTLIELMIVIAIIGILAAIAIPQFAAYRIRGFNSSAQSDIRNLSTTQAALFSDWQMFGGTDAVPQANPLVFNAFGGGAGVLLTGPTGAVGNNVPVVNVTAQGDDRGIQLPLGNNVMLVAGTEAAGGFASFAGISKHINGNTYFAVDSDVTAVYFDEAPGTDGTLLAAGDDPGSTAGTDDLQGQNGPSGNPWAVR from the coding sequence ATGTTTAAACGGAATCAAAAAGGTTTCACACTCATCGAACTTATGATCGTCATCGCCATCATCGGCATCCTGGCCGCCATCGCCATCCCGCAGTTTGCGGCCTACCGCATCCGCGGTTTCAACTCTTCGGCCCAGAGCGATATTCGCAATTTGTCCACGACGCAGGCCGCACTCTTCTCGGATTGGCAGATGTTTGGCGGAACTGACGCCGTCCCCCAGGCCAATCCATTGGTCTTCAATGCTTTTGGTGGTGGAGCGGGTGTGCTTTTGACCGGACCGACCGGTGCTGTCGGCAACAACGTTCCTGTGGTCAACGTAACTGCCCAGGGTGACGACCGCGGCATCCAGCTTCCCTTGGGAAACAATGTCATGCTAGTTGCTGGTACGGAAGCTGCCGGTGGATTTGCTTCCTTTGCCGGAATTTCGAAACATATCAACGGAAACACCTACTTTGCGGTTGATAGCGATGTTACTGCAGTTTACTTCGACGAAGCGCCCGGCACAGACGGTACATTGCTGGCAGCTGGGGATGACCCTGGCTCAACGGCCGGAACAGATGATCTTCAGGGCCAGAATGGACCGAGCGGAAACCCCTGGGCTGTGAGATAA
- a CDS encoding ABC transporter ATP-binding protein, producing MTIDIQHLSKKYRKGLRNSKPAVSDLNLKINSGEVFGFLGPNGAGKSTVIKILMDFIRPSSGEAKVNGRPVDDPLVRKDVGYLPENPFFYDHLTAEEILTFGAKAAHMSKNESVQRIDELLENLNLLHVKKQRLRTYSKGMVQRTGLALALIHKPEICILDEPMSGLDPLGRRLVADLILELRKNGQTVFFSSHILSDIERVCDRVGILNRGRLLYCGGLKDLTPQVGGLEQAFVDLIKQDEGKSHEADLVIE from the coding sequence ATGACAATTGACATTCAACATTTGAGCAAAAAGTATCGAAAGGGGCTGCGAAACAGCAAGCCCGCAGTCAGTGATCTCAATCTTAAAATCAACAGCGGGGAGGTTTTCGGGTTCCTGGGGCCAAACGGGGCTGGTAAGAGTACGGTCATTAAGATTCTGATGGATTTTATCAGACCCAGTTCCGGAGAGGCCAAGGTCAATGGTCGCCCGGTCGACGATCCTCTGGTGCGAAAGGATGTCGGTTATCTTCCGGAGAACCCCTTTTTTTACGACCATCTAACTGCTGAAGAAATCTTGACTTTTGGGGCCAAGGCGGCCCATATGAGCAAGAACGAATCTGTTCAGCGAATTGATGAACTGCTGGAAAATCTAAATCTTCTGCATGTCAAAAAACAGCGTTTGCGAACTTATTCCAAGGGGATGGTCCAGCGCACCGGCTTGGCTTTGGCTCTGATTCACAAGCCTGAGATCTGCATATTGGACGAACCCATGAGCGGTCTTGACCCCTTGGGGCGTCGATTGGTGGCCGACCTGATTCTGGAGTTGCGGAAAAATGGCCAGACCGTTTTTTTCAGCTCTCATATTCTGAGTGATATTGAAAGGGTCTGCGACCGCGTGGGGATCCTCAATCGTGGACGTCTTCTCTACTGTGGCGGCTTGAAGGATCTGACGCCCCAGGTCGGCGGGTTGGAGCAAGCTTTTGTTGATTTGATCAAACAGGATGAGGGCAAAAGTCATGAAGCAGATCTGGTTATTGAGTAA
- a CDS encoding ABC transporter permease: MKQIWLLSKITFKEGVRNRILLGILLVAVLFSAFNIVFTQMFAHDLSKVSVDLGLSTVSLSGLAVIFFMGINLLSRDFEKRTIYMILSRPIARWQYVLGKFFGLTFMVGTSVAILGFFSAAGVKATMLIAPPYVPPNYSWLIFILSIFFSYLSLIILTAIAQLFTCLTTSSYIALLITACTYFIGQNVEIVRNMFDDGKGVNEIYAGLISVVTWVFPNLQAFDLKTAAGYGLPLETGALIWTAVYGLSYVVIVLALTILVFQRRELS, encoded by the coding sequence ATGAAGCAGATCTGGTTATTGAGTAAGATCACATTCAAGGAAGGGGTTCGAAACCGCATTCTGCTTGGTATCCTCCTGGTGGCCGTTCTTTTCTCCGCTTTCAATATCGTTTTCACGCAGATGTTTGCGCATGACTTGAGCAAGGTTTCGGTCGACTTGGGTTTGTCCACCGTGTCCCTTTCCGGTCTGGCAGTCATTTTTTTCATGGGGATCAATCTGCTTTCAAGGGATTTTGAAAAAAGAACGATTTACATGATTCTTTCGCGTCCCATCGCACGATGGCAATATGTGCTGGGAAAATTTTTCGGTTTGACATTCATGGTGGGCACCTCAGTTGCAATACTTGGTTTTTTTTCTGCCGCCGGTGTCAAAGCCACCATGCTGATAGCGCCGCCATACGTTCCGCCCAACTATTCTTGGCTTATTTTCATACTGTCTATTTTCTTCAGTTATTTGAGTCTGATCATATTGACGGCCATAGCTCAGCTCTTCACCTGTTTGACCACGAGTTCCTACATTGCCCTCTTGATCACGGCATGTACTTATTTCATAGGACAGAATGTTGAAATTGTAAGAAATATGTTCGATGATGGCAAGGGCGTTAATGAGATCTATGCTGGTTTGATCAGTGTGGTGACATGGGTTTTCCCCAACCTTCAAGCTTTCGATCTTAAAACCGCGGCTGGATATGGCCTTCCGCTTGAAACCGGCGCACTGATTTGGACCGCCGTTTATGGCCTTAGTTATGTGGTCATTGTTCTTGCTTTGACAATTCTCGTGTTTCAGCGCCGGGAGTTGTCATGA
- a CDS encoding glycosyltransferase family 2 protein: MANRKISITIPAYNEDAFLRRLIPELKLKCRFHEVVLVNDGSTDQFCEATALHGNILAVHHPYNIGNGAAIKTGIRIAKGDILVFMDADGQHDPEDIPKLLTHMDGYDMVVGARTDRQHSSLGRRLMNAAYNRLASFVTGFPVKDLTSGFRAVRADLARDMLPLLPNGYSWPTTMTLVLLRSGFSVKYVPINVRPRQHGRSRIRPVRDGIRFFMIILKICTLYSPLRIFLPVSGGIFLMGLINYAYTYLTAHRFTNMSALLFSTSVIIFMMGLISEQISQISLLRQQVRPPEGQACKKDGQEDLDPKHRD, from the coding sequence ATGGCGAATCGAAAAATCTCCATCACCATTCCTGCCTACAACGAGGATGCTTTTCTACGCCGATTAATTCCGGAGCTGAAACTTAAGTGCCGTTTCCATGAAGTGGTCCTTGTCAATGACGGCTCTACAGACCAATTTTGCGAAGCAACAGCTTTGCATGGGAATATCTTGGCGGTCCATCATCCCTATAACATCGGCAACGGTGCGGCCATCAAAACCGGCATTCGAATCGCTAAAGGCGACATCCTGGTGTTCATGGACGCCGACGGCCAGCACGACCCCGAAGACATCCCCAAGCTGTTGACCCACATGGACGGCTACGACATGGTGGTCGGCGCGCGCACGGATCGACAGCATTCCTCGCTGGGCCGGCGTTTGATGAACGCCGCATACAACCGGCTGGCTTCTTTTGTCACCGGTTTTCCTGTCAAGGATCTGACTTCAGGCTTTCGGGCCGTGAGAGCCGATCTGGCCCGTGACATGCTGCCGCTTTTGCCCAACGGGTACTCGTGGCCTACGACCATGACGCTGGTGCTGTTGCGTAGCGGGTTCAGCGTGAAGTATGTGCCGATCAACGTCCGGCCGCGGCAGCATGGCCGCAGCCGCATCCGGCCGGTGCGCGACGGCATCCGCTTCTTCATGATCATTTTGAAAATCTGCACGCTCTACTCGCCGCTGCGCATTTTTTTGCCGGTGTCCGGCGGAATCTTCCTGATGGGGTTGATCAACTATGCCTATACTTATCTGACGGCCCATCGTTTCACCAACATGAGCGCGCTGCTGTTTTCCACGTCGGTGATCATCTTCATGATGGGACTGATCTCCGAGCAGATCAGCCAGATCAGCTTGCTAAGGCAACAGGTCAGGCCACCCGAAGGTCAAGCCTGCAAAAAAGACGGGCAAGAAGATCTCGATCCCAAGCATCGGGATTGA
- a CDS encoding glycosyltransferase, protein MRLLVLTTSFPSSVYPASGVYINRMLRELPKRFVVTVLTPACDRSMDGPAASQGIRVRAIRYAPQIWQILSHRPGGIPAVLNEHRWAWALVPLFFVSLLVATIRHARRADLIHAHWSFAGLIGGIAGRWVGVPVITSLHGSDVRLAAKNRIFRRLIHWASRLNDRIVCVGNDLAGRVRPWVPAGRRDILVIPNGVEMTFGRAGKTIETPFVVAVIGNLIALKQVDVVIRAFASLPETVGRPQLLIIGDGPEMGRLQFLADELGIDYRVRFTGQVPPEQVTDYLAASDLLVLASAGEARSSVVMEAMAAGVPVVASDIEGVRELIADGERGLLFPVGDAARLAACMQRIMDDPGLGRRLAANAAQWLRAEQLTWENCAGRYVEIYEQVLAEFHQWTGR, encoded by the coding sequence ATGCGGTTGCTGGTACTCACTACTTCTTTTCCTTCGTCGGTTTACCCCGCCAGCGGCGTATATATAAATAGGATGTTGCGCGAGTTGCCGAAGAGATTCGTAGTGACGGTGTTGACGCCGGCCTGTGATCGGTCGATGGATGGGCCTGCGGCATCACAGGGTATTCGAGTCAGGGCAATTCGCTATGCGCCCCAAATCTGGCAAATCCTTTCTCATCGGCCGGGCGGCATCCCAGCGGTCCTGAACGAACACCGATGGGCATGGGCGTTGGTCCCTCTCTTCTTTGTCTCCCTGTTAGTTGCTACCATTCGTCATGCCCGCAGAGCCGACCTGATACACGCCCACTGGTCGTTTGCGGGTTTGATTGGAGGGATTGCCGGCCGCTGGGTCGGGGTGCCGGTCATCACGAGTCTGCACGGCAGTGATGTACGCCTGGCTGCCAAAAATCGGATCTTCAGGCGACTGATTCATTGGGCTTCGCGTCTGAATGATCGGATCGTCTGCGTGGGGAACGATCTGGCCGGCAGGGTTCGACCATGGGTGCCGGCCGGCCGCCGCGACATTCTGGTGATTCCCAATGGTGTGGAGATGACCTTTGGGAGAGCCGGGAAGACAATCGAGACCCCGTTCGTGGTCGCGGTAATCGGAAACCTCATTGCGCTTAAACAGGTCGATGTCGTCATCCGTGCGTTTGCGTCTCTTCCGGAAACGGTTGGCCGGCCCCAGTTGCTGATCATCGGAGACGGTCCGGAGATGGGACGGCTTCAATTCCTGGCAGACGAGCTTGGCATCGATTATCGCGTTCGATTCACGGGACAGGTGCCGCCCGAACAGGTGACCGATTACCTTGCAGCGAGCGATCTGCTGGTCCTGGCCAGTGCCGGCGAAGCGCGTTCCAGCGTCGTCATGGAGGCCATGGCCGCCGGGGTGCCGGTGGTGGCCAGCGATATCGAAGGGGTGCGGGAGTTGATCGCGGACGGCGAGCGGGGTTTGCTTTTTCCGGTGGGCGATGCGGCTCGTCTGGCCGCCTGTATGCAGCGCATCATGGATGACCCGGGGTTGGGCCGGCGATTGGCGGCCAATGCCGCCCAGTGGCTGCGGGCGGAGCAATTGACCTGGGAAAATTGTGCGGGGCGTTACGTAGAAATATACGAACAGGTATTGGCGGAATTCCATCAATGGACGGGGCGATGA
- the tssJ gene encoding type VI secretion system lipoprotein TssJ: MPYKYLTMLTVVALMLTACASAPLPPPTWTYEKDAIEIHLVADPKLNFDDGVPHTLVLCLYQLRDPNTFNQLSDDTEGIYKLLECDLFDASVATAKRLIVHPGQDVTVTLDRAEGAKYVALAAGYYALEKDRMIRLFDIPVVIDTKGFIKRTKESKPGRLAIELELGPSQISREK; this comes from the coding sequence ATGCCCTATAAATATCTGACGATGTTGACCGTCGTGGCGTTGATGTTGACGGCCTGTGCGTCGGCACCGCTGCCGCCACCCACATGGACGTATGAAAAGGATGCCATCGAAATCCATCTGGTTGCCGACCCCAAGCTCAATTTCGATGACGGCGTGCCGCACACCCTGGTCCTTTGCCTCTACCAGCTCAGGGATCCCAATACCTTCAATCAACTCTCCGACGATACGGAGGGCATTTACAAACTACTGGAATGCGACCTCTTCGACGCCAGCGTGGCCACGGCCAAGCGATTGATCGTGCATCCGGGCCAGGACGTGACGGTCACCCTGGACCGGGCCGAAGGGGCCAAGTATGTGGCCCTGGCCGCAGGATACTATGCACTGGAAAAGGATCGCATGATCCGGCTGTTCGACATTCCGGTGGTCATCGATACCAAGGGGTTCATCAAACGGACCAAAGAGTCGAAACCGGGACGCCTGGCCATTGAACTGGAACTGGGACCATCTCAAATCAGCAGGGAAAAATGA
- the tssK gene encoding type VI secretion system baseplate subunit TssK has translation MMERPLFWHQGLFLQPQHLQLSSRYHETLSQPLNGFVQPFFWGVGKYEVQAAALANLSFQLGSGRFLFPDSTYVEYPGNAVVMPRSFEKDWEQGSQAFGVYLGLRKFNAKERNVTVIDDLSHVVDVNTRWVATHTAEQVPDLHLDGPDADVQRLSYVLKIFWESERERLGDYELIPLARLEKDQDQVRLSGKYVPPCVSIGADERLFALIKEIRDQIGARSRQLESYKRDRGLHSAEFGARDMVYLLALRSLNRYASLLGHYTAARYGHPWHVYGLLCQLIGELSTFSGDIGFTGEDREGQRWLKEYDHRDLGGCFGGALALITQLLDQITAGPEYILPMLFDGTYFGTDLPAAVFEGRNRFFLVVETEIDAQAVLPGLESIAKLGCRETLPILIARSLSGVGIAHLTAPPQELPRRTHALYFQIDHHSDQWSQVQNSKNLALYWDTAPEDLKVELMVVGRS, from the coding sequence ATGATGGAAAGACCGCTTTTTTGGCATCAAGGGCTTTTTTTGCAGCCCCAGCACCTTCAGTTGAGCAGCCGTTACCATGAAACGCTGAGCCAACCGCTGAACGGGTTCGTGCAACCCTTCTTCTGGGGCGTCGGTAAATACGAGGTGCAGGCCGCCGCCCTGGCCAATCTCAGTTTTCAACTCGGCTCCGGCCGGTTCTTATTTCCCGATTCAACCTATGTGGAATACCCCGGGAATGCGGTGGTGATGCCGCGTTCGTTCGAAAAGGATTGGGAGCAGGGCAGCCAGGCGTTCGGGGTCTACCTCGGTCTGCGCAAATTCAATGCCAAGGAGCGCAACGTCACGGTGATCGACGACCTGAGCCATGTGGTGGATGTCAACACCCGCTGGGTGGCGACCCATACCGCCGAACAGGTACCGGACCTTCATCTCGACGGTCCGGATGCCGATGTGCAGCGCCTGAGCTACGTGCTCAAGATTTTTTGGGAATCGGAGCGGGAGCGTCTGGGCGACTATGAGTTGATCCCTCTGGCCCGATTGGAGAAGGACCAGGATCAGGTGCGTCTTTCGGGCAAATACGTGCCGCCCTGCGTCTCCATCGGCGCGGATGAACGTCTCTTTGCATTGATCAAGGAGATCAGGGATCAAATCGGCGCGCGCAGCCGCCAGCTGGAATCCTACAAGCGGGACCGGGGACTTCATTCGGCTGAATTCGGTGCCCGGGACATGGTCTACTTGCTCGCTTTGCGTTCGCTGAACCGCTATGCTTCATTGCTGGGCCACTACACGGCCGCCCGGTACGGCCACCCCTGGCATGTTTACGGCCTGTTGTGTCAGTTGATCGGAGAGTTGTCCACGTTTTCCGGCGATATCGGATTCACGGGCGAGGACCGCGAGGGGCAACGCTGGCTCAAGGAGTACGACCATCGCGATCTGGGCGGCTGTTTCGGCGGAGCGCTGGCGTTGATCACCCAACTGCTCGATCAGATCACGGCGGGGCCGGAATATATCCTGCCCATGCTCTTCGACGGCACCTATTTCGGCACCGATCTGCCGGCGGCGGTCTTCGAAGGCCGAAACCGTTTCTTCCTGGTGGTGGAGACCGAAATCGATGCCCAGGCGGTGTTGCCGGGGCTGGAAAGCATTGCCAAGCTCGGATGCCGGGAAACATTGCCGATTCTGATCGCGCGATCCCTGTCGGGTGTGGGCATCGCTCACTTGACCGCACCTCCTCAGGAGCTGCCACGGAGAACCCATGCCCTCTATTTCCAGATCGATCATCACAGCGATCAATGGAGCCAGGTGCAAAACAGCAAGAACCTGGCGCTCTATTGGGACACGGCACCAGAGGACTTGAAGGTCGAACTGATGGTCGTGGGAAGGAGTTGA
- a CDS encoding DotU family type IV/VI secretion system protein, whose protein sequence is MRLSDCFMEIIAYITFVTRNGAGAPLSYEQVRANVQRLIAESETCLEKGQFNLEDFNLARFAVFAWVDEMILASQWEGRQQWQREQLQRQYYQTADAGELFFDRLNAIGPHQRDVREVYYLCLALGFSGQYCNEGDDFLLDQLKTSNLKLLTGSSVGIPSLEKEELFPAAYPVQVAETPSTMRREPLSRFTLLGAAAPVALFGLLFLIYKFILGNIAGNLIGTVQ, encoded by the coding sequence ATGCGTTTGTCCGATTGCTTCATGGAAATCATCGCCTACATCACTTTCGTCACGCGCAATGGCGCAGGTGCACCGCTTTCTTACGAGCAGGTGCGCGCCAACGTGCAGCGCTTGATCGCCGAGAGCGAAACCTGTCTGGAAAAAGGACAGTTCAATCTGGAAGATTTCAACTTGGCGCGTTTCGCGGTGTTCGCCTGGGTCGATGAAATGATTCTTGCGTCCCAGTGGGAAGGGCGGCAACAGTGGCAACGGGAGCAGTTGCAGCGACAGTATTACCAGACCGCCGATGCCGGCGAGCTCTTCTTCGATCGGCTCAATGCCATCGGACCGCATCAGCGAGATGTCCGCGAGGTCTATTATTTGTGCCTGGCGCTCGGCTTTTCCGGGCAATACTGCAACGAAGGCGATGATTTTCTTCTCGATCAGCTCAAGACATCCAACTTGAAGCTGCTGACCGGCAGCTCGGTGGGCATCCCCAGCCTGGAAAAAGAGGAGCTGTTTCCAGCGGCCTATCCCGTCCAAGTCGCCGAAACACCGTCCACGATGCGACGGGAACCCCTGTCGCGGTTCACTCTTTTGGGCGCTGCTGCGCCCGTGGCCCTTTTCGGCCTCTTGTTCCTGATCTATAAATTTATTCTGGGCAATATCGCCGGCAATCTCATTGGTACGGTGCAGTAG
- a CDS encoding type VI secretion protein IcmF/TssM N-terminal domain-containing protein produces the protein MKPILIWVFKGLLLLTLLALLVLLIFGLVLWIGWSWWVGFFLLIGLIGLTLGALVVRKILLRRREQMFVHEVIAQDESIQRGLAPAEQDTAKELQARWKEAIEALRKSHLRKYGNPLYVLPWYMVIGESGSGKTTAIKSARLSSPFAEVSHTSGISGTRNCDWWFFEQAIILDTAGRYALPVDEGRDKDEWQKFLTLLARFRKREPLNGLVVTVAADRLAQATVEALQEDGRNIRRRIEELTRVLGARSPVYVMVTKCDLIQGASQFCSQLPEEALNQAMGYLNQEMSSNVGAVIDKCMRTVGDRLRDLRLLLLQRIKTPGSAADLLLFPEELENLKEKIAAFVGSAFQENPYQETPLLRAIFFSSGHQEGTPFSHFLNTLGLIQAPEVLKGTDIGLFLHDVFAKILPADRHLFRPTQHMQEWRKLTRNMGLTAWIAFMVALCGLLSYSFVKNLAALSDVRKEFGKPAVLQGELLADVITMDRFRNAVIQVEEQNRRWWIPRLGLDESLELEAQLKQKYVDLFQKGFLQRFDQHMNDRLTGFGPSTPPHIFGAHVTHLVRRINLLKGRLAQDDLSRLSALAQADYSPEVLGRTELIPEIQKKVAADYLYAVAWDQDASRLNTELTALQTWLKHLMTMPGANLNWLAEWVNADPSAKPVALHDFWGGASGQTQAKVPGAFTHDGKKIIDQTIAEIESALFDPLIIAAHKVTFADWYRSQFFKSWEAFAASFGEGTNLLQERDNWQVVAKRVPTESGPYFSLIDRVVTEFDAFDPEMEMPAWVGMAYAWQDVLAEAQTTHAVDLQKAGIIRKATQKVTSKIRTAERALGVKVRKPMDAKAQLDAAKAMTAYLNGLDEAAKATQSRLVAFEMASALYQQEAATGDSPFLTATRAVDDMKALMSDAKDEQERLFWDLIQGNVEFLHAYTNRETACHLQALWEREVLLELQDVSRDTDVAQMLMGSSGYATQFIKGSAAPFIGRSLSKGYYARKILGQEVPLESDFLPYLSKGARAARPTQSSYRVKVRAYPTDTNTEATVRPHATVLELQCADSSERLENLNYPVAKTFTWSPGNCGDVLFRISVGNLSLTKTYGGHHAFAKFLNDFKTGQRTFMRDEFPSEEAALRRMGIRFIKAKYQFQGHSAVLELLYSAPGAPPRKIAPCWD, from the coding sequence ATGAAACCAATTCTCATATGGGTGTTTAAAGGCCTGTTGCTGCTGACCCTGTTGGCACTGCTTGTTCTGCTGATTTTCGGACTGGTGCTCTGGATCGGCTGGTCGTGGTGGGTCGGTTTTTTCCTTTTGATCGGATTGATCGGGCTGACCCTCGGCGCCCTCGTGGTTCGGAAAATCCTGCTGCGGCGGCGGGAACAGATGTTCGTGCATGAGGTGATCGCCCAGGACGAGTCGATCCAGAGGGGACTGGCGCCCGCCGAGCAGGATACGGCCAAGGAGCTTCAGGCACGCTGGAAAGAGGCCATTGAAGCCCTGCGGAAATCCCATCTGAGAAAATATGGCAATCCCCTTTATGTGCTGCCCTGGTATATGGTGATCGGCGAAAGCGGGTCCGGCAAGACTACGGCCATCAAGAGCGCCCGTCTATCCTCGCCCTTTGCCGAAGTGAGCCACACCTCGGGTATTTCCGGCACACGCAACTGCGATTGGTGGTTTTTCGAACAGGCCATCATTCTGGATACGGCCGGGCGATACGCACTGCCGGTGGATGAAGGCCGGGACAAGGACGAATGGCAGAAATTTTTGACCCTGCTCGCCAGGTTCCGCAAACGCGAACCGCTCAACGGGCTGGTGGTCACGGTGGCCGCCGACCGGCTGGCCCAGGCCACGGTGGAAGCCTTGCAGGAAGATGGCCGCAATATCCGGCGACGCATCGAAGAGTTGACCCGGGTCCTGGGCGCCCGATCGCCGGTCTATGTAATGGTGACCAAGTGCGATCTGATTCAGGGGGCCAGCCAGTTCTGCTCCCAGCTGCCCGAAGAGGCTCTGAACCAGGCCATGGGCTATTTGAACCAGGAGATGAGTTCGAATGTCGGCGCCGTGATCGACAAGTGCATGCGCACGGTGGGCGACCGGTTGCGGGATTTGCGGCTTTTGCTCCTGCAGCGGATCAAAACACCCGGCTCGGCGGCGGACCTGCTGCTCTTCCCCGAAGAGTTGGAGAACCTGAAAGAGAAGATAGCGGCTTTTGTCGGCAGCGCCTTCCAGGAAAATCCCTACCAGGAAACCCCCCTGCTGAGGGCCATATTTTTCAGCAGCGGCCACCAGGAGGGAACTCCCTTTTCACATTTCCTCAATACGTTGGGACTCATTCAGGCCCCCGAGGTGTTGAAGGGGACCGATATCGGCCTCTTTCTTCACGATGTGTTTGCCAAAATCCTGCCCGCCGATCGCCACCTTTTCCGGCCCACCCAGCATATGCAGGAGTGGCGGAAATTGACCCGCAACATGGGCCTGACGGCCTGGATCGCCTTCATGGTGGCGCTGTGCGGATTGCTCAGTTATTCCTTCGTGAAGAATCTGGCTGCGTTGTCCGATGTGCGCAAAGAGTTCGGCAAACCGGCCGTGTTGCAAGGCGAGCTGCTGGCGGATGTGATCACCATGGATCGCTTCCGGAACGCCGTGATTCAGGTGGAGGAGCAGAATCGCCGGTGGTGGATTCCCCGACTGGGGCTCGATGAAAGCCTTGAACTCGAGGCCCAACTAAAACAAAAATATGTGGATCTTTTCCAGAAAGGGTTTCTGCAGCGTTTCGATCAACACATGAACGATCGGCTCACCGGATTTGGTCCGTCCACGCCGCCGCATATTTTTGGAGCCCATGTGACCCATCTGGTGCGGCGGATCAATCTGCTCAAGGGGCGTCTGGCCCAGGACGACTTGTCCCGGCTGAGCGCGCTCGCTCAAGCCGATTATTCTCCGGAGGTGTTGGGGCGAACGGAACTTATCCCCGAAATCCAGAAGAAGGTCGCCGCGGATTACCTGTATGCCGTGGCCTGGGATCAGGACGCAAGCCGCTTGAATACCGAACTGACGGCGTTGCAGACATGGCTCAAGCACCTGATGACCATGCCGGGTGCAAACCTGAACTGGCTGGCAGAATGGGTGAACGCCGACCCTTCGGCAAAACCGGTCGCGCTGCATGATTTTTGGGGCGGTGCTTCAGGGCAAACACAGGCCAAAGTGCCGGGCGCCTTTACCCATGACGGCAAGAAGATCATCGACCAGACGATTGCCGAGATCGAGTCCGCGCTATTCGATCCCTTGATCATAGCGGCCCACAAGGTGACCTTCGCGGATTGGTATCGCAGCCAGTTTTTCAAATCGTGGGAGGCCTTTGCCGCTTCTTTCGGCGAGGGGACGAACTTGCTGCAGGAACGGGACAACTGGCAGGTGGTGGCCAAGCGGGTGCCGACCGAAAGCGGTCCATATTTTTCCCTGATCGATCGCGTCGTCACCGAATTCGATGCCTTCGATCCTGAAATGGAGATGCCGGCCTGGGTCGGTATGGCCTATGCCTGGCAGGATGTGCTGGCCGAAGCCCAGACGACCCATGCGGTCGATCTTCAAAAAGCGGGCATCATCCGAAAGGCGACTCAAAAGGTCACTTCGAAGATCAGAACGGCCGAACGTGCCTTGGGCGTGAAGGTGCGCAAGCCCATGGATGCCAAGGCCCAACTGGATGCCGCCAAGGCGATGACCGCTTATTTAAATGGATTGGACGAAGCCGCCAAGGCGACCCAATCGCGCCTGGTGGCCTTTGAAATGGCCTCCGCACTCTATCAACAGGAGGCTGCCACCGGAGATTCGCCATTCCTGACGGCTACGCGGGCCGTCGATGACATGAAGGCCCTCATGTCCGATGCAAAGGACGAGCAGGAGAGGCTTTTTTGGGACCTGATCCAGGGCAATGTCGAGTTTTTGCATGCCTACACCAATCGCGAAACGGCCTGCCATCTCCAAGCCTTGTGGGAACGCGAAGTTCTTCTCGAACTGCAGGATGTCAGCAGGGATACCGATGTGGCGCAAATGCTGATGGGCAGCAGCGGATACGCGACCCAGTTCATCAAAGGGTCGGCCGCGCCGTTCATCGGCCGAAGCCTGAGCAAAGGCTACTATGCCAGGAAGATACTCGGGCAGGAGGTGCCCCTGGAGAGCGATTTTCTTCCCTATCTGAGCAAGGGCGCCCGCGCGGCGCGGCCGACCCAGAGCAGTTATCGGGTAAAGGTGAGAGCCTATCCTACCGATACCAACACAGAGGCCACCGTGCGACCGCACGCCACGGTATTGGAACTCCAATGTGCCGACAGCAGCGAGCGACTGGAGAATTTGAACTACCCGGTGGCCAAGACCTTCACGTGGTCGCCGGGCAATTGCGGCGACGTCCTCTTTCGAATTTCGGTGGGCAACCTGTCACTGACCAAGACCTACGGAGGGCATCAC